The Gemmata palustris genome includes a region encoding these proteins:
- a CDS encoding sugar phosphate isomerase/epimerase family protein: MIPCISQVTTLPGSFADDVANYPAGGCTAIEVWLTKLEKHLEAVSPADTRIALADRGITLVAAASQGGLLLSQGEQRKVHFDHFKRRLELCQQFAIPTLLLVTDFGPATGHALDPQLLGRALVSLTQAAQWAAGFGVRLALEFRGTETFCSCLDTALTLVEQCGEPNVGVCLDVFHYYKGPSKPEDLQRLTARNLFHVQVCDVAGVPRELMTDSDRVMPGEGDFRLEPLVQRLTQIGYTGAVSLELMNPVLWALKATQVTELGMTALRRLLK; this comes from the coding sequence ATGATTCCCTGTATCTCGCAAGTGACAACGCTCCCCGGGTCGTTCGCGGACGACGTGGCGAACTACCCGGCCGGCGGATGCACGGCCATTGAAGTGTGGCTAACGAAGCTGGAAAAGCACCTCGAAGCCGTCTCACCCGCGGACACGCGCATCGCGCTCGCGGACCGCGGAATCACCCTCGTCGCCGCCGCGAGCCAGGGCGGACTGCTTCTGTCGCAGGGCGAACAGCGCAAGGTCCATTTCGACCACTTCAAGCGCCGGCTCGAACTCTGTCAGCAGTTCGCGATCCCGACCCTTCTGCTCGTTACGGATTTCGGCCCGGCGACCGGCCACGCGCTGGACCCTCAGTTACTCGGTCGCGCGCTGGTGTCGCTCACGCAGGCCGCACAGTGGGCCGCCGGGTTCGGGGTGCGGCTCGCGCTCGAGTTCCGGGGAACCGAGACGTTCTGTTCGTGCCTCGACACGGCGCTTACGCTCGTCGAGCAATGTGGCGAGCCGAACGTCGGCGTGTGTTTGGACGTGTTCCACTACTACAAGGGACCGAGCAAGCCCGAAGACCTGCAGCGCCTGACCGCACGGAACCTGTTTCACGTTCAGGTGTGTGACGTGGCCGGGGTGCCCCGCGAGCTCATGACGGACAGCGACCGCGTGATGCCGGGCGAAGGGGACTTCCGCCTCGAACCGCTCGTGCAAAGGCTCACGCAGATCGGGTACACCGGTGCCGTCTCCCTGGAACTGATGAACCCGGTGCTATGGGCGCTGAAAGCCACGCAGGTCACCGAACTCGGCATGACCGCCTTACGGCGGCTCCTGAAGTAA
- a CDS encoding DUF1559 family PulG-like putative transporter — MFRRGFTLIELLVVIAIVAVLIGLLLPAVQKVREAAARMKCQNNLKQMGLAIHGYHDSYQFFPASGWTKAGAGNPAGKWHSWRTAILPYVEQDNLRKVFDLNFHWWEGPNLSAAGYRVPMYECPSTGSRTPITAAPAKPSPAPGRPALTFTQPLAPTDYEAIQGVQHGSINPHFSAPLYTADNRFSVMHRDSKNAMTAISDGTSSTIMVVEAAGRPLVYRGRVPNTGVTNDQGIGWADNEGPFSFDGSAADGSAEGCGVNCASVMNKRNDNEPYSFHTGGGNFLFADGHVQFLREELSLATFAALCTRAAGEN; from the coding sequence ATGTTTCGCCGCGGGTTTACGCTGATCGAGTTACTGGTGGTGATCGCGATTGTTGCCGTCCTCATTGGACTGCTGCTCCCCGCGGTTCAGAAGGTGCGCGAGGCCGCGGCCCGCATGAAGTGCCAGAACAACCTCAAGCAAATGGGACTCGCGATCCACGGGTACCACGACAGCTACCAATTCTTCCCCGCGTCCGGGTGGACGAAGGCCGGGGCCGGGAACCCGGCCGGGAAGTGGCACTCGTGGCGCACCGCCATCCTCCCGTATGTCGAGCAAGACAACTTGCGAAAGGTGTTCGATCTGAACTTCCACTGGTGGGAAGGCCCGAACCTGTCCGCGGCCGGTTACCGGGTTCCGATGTACGAGTGCCCCAGCACCGGTTCGCGAACGCCGATCACCGCGGCCCCGGCAAAACCGTCCCCGGCCCCCGGGCGCCCGGCGCTAACGTTCACCCAACCCCTGGCGCCAACCGACTACGAGGCGATCCAAGGGGTCCAACACGGGAGCATCAACCCGCACTTCTCCGCCCCGCTTTACACTGCCGACAACCGGTTCTCGGTCATGCACCGGGACTCGAAGAACGCAATGACGGCCATCAGCGACGGAACGTCATCGACCATCATGGTCGTGGAAGCGGCCGGGCGCCCGCTCGTGTACCGCGGGCGCGTGCCGAACACGGGGGTGACCAACGACCAGGGTATCGGTTGGGCGGACAACGAAGGGCCGTTCAGTTTCGACGGGTCGGCGGCCGACGGATCGGCCGAGGGGTGCGGGGTGAACTGCGCGTCGGTGATGAACAAACGAAACGACAACGAACCGTACTCGTTCCACACGGGCGGCGGGAACTTCCTGTTCGCAGACGGGCACGTCCAGTTCCTCCGCGAGGAACTGAGCCTCGCGACGTTCGCCGCACTCTGCACGCGCGCGGCCGGCGAGAACTGA
- a CDS encoding transposase (programmed frameshift): protein MTADYANRRTLHTLAGVTRLNLTIRRCHNTACVAHKRPYRPEVEGSFALPRHEFGFDVVALVGRLRYAEHRSVPEIHTHLVGRQVSVSERTVTNLLDRYDELFATTLADDRRLNKVLTAQKRVILALDGLQPDVGHEVLWVIRDVLSGEILLAKSLLSARNQDLADLLLAVKASCPVPVAGVVSDGQHSIRKAVAKAFPGVPHQLCQFHFLREAARPIYEADRHAKVGLKKKVRGVRAIERKVEGRTDPEADVVRGYCSAVRSALTDDGRPPLEASGLKLHARLCAVVLSLGRAETEGGLPTELSRLRALLRDGLRVAGGAFAPLYLAFGWVHRAAHVLGQVELGGASVRAQLSGLLGAMTRHRESVGALGAAVDHFVKVSRSYWPGLFACYDTPGLPRTNNDLERAFGSHRYHERRATGRKGASPSLVLRGAAKLIAGLATRSREVTAADLAAADRAAWKRLRAELETRRERRVERRRFRRNPESYLKALENKLIQSRLPT, encoded by the exons ATGACCGCCGACTACGCCAACCGCCGGACCCTCCACACCTTGGCCGGCGTCACCCGCCTCAACCTCACCATCCGACGTTGCCACAACACCGCGTGCGTCGCCCACAAGCGGCCCTACCGGCCCGAGGTCGAGGGGTCATTCGCGTTGCCACGGCACGAGTTCGGGTTCGATGTTGTTGCCCTCGTTGGCCGCCTCCGGTACGCCGAACACCGCTCTGTTCCCGAGATCCACACCCACCTCGTCGGACGCCAGGTGTCGGTGTCCGAGCGGACCGTCACCAACCTGCTCGACCGGTACGACGAGTTGTTCGCCACGACCCTGGCCGACGACCGCCGACTGAACAAGGTACTCACCGCACAGAAGAGGGTGATCCTGGCCCTCGACGGGCTGCAACCCGATGTCGGGCACGAGGTGCTGTGGGTCATCCGGGACGTGCTCAGCGGCGAGATCCTTCTCGCGAAGAGCCTGTTGTCGGCCCGGAACCAGGACCTCGCCGACCTGCTGTTGGCCGTGAAGGCGAGTTGCCCGGTCCCGGTTGCGGGCGTGGTGTCCGACGGCCAGCACTCGATCCGCAAGGCGGTCGCAAAGGCGTTCCCCGGTGTGCCCCATCAGTTGTGCCAGTTCCACTTCCTGCGTGAGGCCGCGCGGCCCATTTACGAGGCCGACCGGCACGCCAAGGTGGGGCTCAAGAAGAAGGTCCGCGGGGTGCGCGCGATCGAACGCAAGGTCGAGGGGCGAACGGACCCCGAAGCGGACGTGGTGCGCGGGTACTGCTCGGCCGTGCGGAGCGCCCTGACCGACGACGGGCGCCCGCCCCTGGAGGCGTCGGGGCTCAAGCTCCACGCCCGGCTGTGCGCGGTCGTGTTGAGCCTCGGGAGGGCGGAGACCGAAGGGGGCT TGCCGACCGAGCTGAGCCGTCTGCGGGCGCTACTGCGGGACGGGTTGCGTGTGGCCGGCGGGGCGTTCGCGCCATTGTACCTGGCGTTCGGGTGGGTGCATCGGGCCGCCCACGTCCTGGGCCAGGTCGAACTCGGCGGTGCGTCCGTCCGGGCGCAGTTGAGCGGGTTGCTCGGGGCGATGACGCGGCACCGGGAGTCGGTCGGCGCCCTGGGTGCGGCCGTGGATCACTTCGTGAAGGTGAGCCGGAGCTACTGGCCCGGGCTGTTCGCCTGTTACGACACGCCGGGCCTGCCGCGCACCAATAACGACCTGGAGCGAGCGTTCGGGAGTCACCGGTACCACGAGCGACGGGCGACGGGCCGTAAGGGCGCCAGTCCGTCGCTCGTGCTGCGGGGCGCGGCCAAGCTGATCGCCGGGTTGGCGACGCGGTCACGTGAAGTGACGGCGGCGGACCTGGCCGCCGCGGATCGGGCCGCGTGGAAGCGGTTGCGGGCCGAGTTGGAAACGCGGCGCGAGCGCCGGGTCGAGCGGAGACGCTTCCGACGCAATCCCGAGAGCTACCTGAAAGCCCTGGAAAACAAGCTCATCCAGTCACGTCTGCCGACCTAG
- a CDS encoding universal stress protein, with the protein MLPIRTILFPTDFSASAESAFELACALARDYKATLIVAHVLAPGHAFAANGMGVAVPVEEPHEARARLVKVGIGRGVCVEHRLPEGDPAEQILKLATDASADVIVMGTHGTSGLVRLLVGSVAESVMRKAPCPVLTVRGPFRHALAPSAIREVQEIASV; encoded by the coding sequence ATGCTTCCCATCCGAACGATTCTGTTCCCCACGGACTTTTCCGCTTCGGCGGAGTCGGCGTTCGAGTTGGCTTGTGCGTTGGCCCGCGACTACAAAGCGACGCTGATCGTGGCTCACGTCCTCGCGCCCGGGCACGCCTTCGCAGCTAACGGGATGGGCGTGGCGGTACCGGTCGAGGAACCGCACGAAGCGCGGGCGCGTCTGGTGAAAGTTGGGATTGGGCGCGGTGTGTGTGTCGAGCACCGGTTGCCCGAAGGTGATCCGGCGGAGCAGATCCTCAAACTCGCGACGGACGCGAGTGCGGACGTGATCGTGATGGGCACTCACGGAACGAGTGGACTGGTGCGCTTACTCGTGGGGAGCGTGGCCGAGAGTGTGATGCGGAAGGCCCCGTGCCCTGTGCTCACCGTGCGCGGGCCGTTCCGCCACGCACTGGCACCCTCAGCGATCCGAGAGGTACAGGAAATCGCGTCGGTTTGA
- a CDS encoding TraR/DksA family transcriptional regulator, producing the protein MTHAHLTAPALQTYQQTLRDLVARLSDGVARLEAEGLRGPTGAERGVDDMPAHEADRATRETEEDVARTLLVPEEHILAEATSALERIDAGTFGVCARCGHAIAKARLDAVPYARTCIRCARGADYRSAG; encoded by the coding sequence GTGACCCACGCACACTTGACCGCGCCTGCGCTGCAAACGTACCAGCAGACATTGCGCGATCTGGTCGCGCGCCTGTCAGACGGCGTCGCGCGACTCGAAGCCGAGGGGTTACGCGGGCCGACGGGGGCGGAGCGGGGAGTCGACGACATGCCGGCACACGAGGCCGACCGCGCCACGCGCGAAACCGAAGAAGATGTGGCGCGCACGCTCCTCGTTCCCGAAGAGCACATTCTGGCCGAGGCGACCTCGGCCCTCGAGCGGATCGACGCGGGCACGTTCGGGGTTTGTGCCCGGTGCGGCCACGCGATCGCCAAAGCGCGGCTCGACGCCGTGCCTTACGCCCGCACGTGCATCCGGTGCGCACGCGGGGCGGATTACCGGTCCGCGGGCTGA
- a CDS encoding sigma-54-dependent transcriptional regulator: MSEAPMTGTDDKKPRGRVLVVDDEVELMRALCESLTDEGFEVRGLSDPALVPDALRAGEFDLLLSDLMMPGTDGIQLLRRGLEIDPHLVGVIMTGQGTIQTAVEAMKAGAFDYVLKPFRLQQVMPVLDRALEVRRLRVENVRLRHFVQRLTFESERYRIVGQSPAVRKIVQMIEKVAPTNAGVLVRGPSGTGKELIARALHGNSARRDKPLVTVNCATLQESLLESELFGHERGAFTGADRAKPGLFEVAEGGTLFVDEVAEMGPALQAKLLRVLEDGHYRRVGSTQEKRADVRVVAATNKPLEAEQAAGRFREDLFFRLNVISITLPALKDRREDIPELIAHFLHTRQVGRGLMTVDPPARAALCAHDWPGNIRELANVLERAQILAEGTTITPDDLPETVLAGGTSGPGVEPPIRATSPDDLDRVEQHHVADVLRRHGGNKVQAAKALGVSRRTLYRLIDKHRLAAEGP, translated from the coding sequence ATGAGTGAAGCGCCTATGACCGGTACCGACGACAAGAAGCCGCGCGGCCGCGTGCTCGTGGTGGACGACGAAGTGGAGCTGATGCGCGCCCTGTGCGAGTCGCTCACCGACGAGGGGTTCGAGGTCCGGGGGCTCTCGGACCCGGCGCTCGTGCCGGACGCGCTGCGGGCCGGCGAGTTCGACCTGCTCCTGTCGGACCTGATGATGCCGGGGACCGACGGGATCCAGCTCCTGCGCCGGGGCCTGGAGATCGACCCGCACCTCGTGGGGGTCATCATGACCGGGCAGGGCACGATCCAGACCGCGGTCGAGGCGATGAAGGCCGGGGCGTTCGACTACGTCCTGAAACCGTTCCGGCTCCAACAGGTGATGCCCGTTCTGGACCGGGCGCTGGAGGTGCGCCGGCTACGGGTCGAGAACGTCCGGCTCCGGCACTTCGTCCAGCGCCTCACGTTCGAGTCCGAGCGCTACCGCATCGTGGGCCAGAGCCCGGCCGTGCGGAAGATCGTCCAGATGATCGAGAAGGTGGCCCCGACGAACGCGGGGGTGCTCGTGCGCGGGCCGAGCGGGACCGGTAAGGAGCTGATCGCCCGGGCGCTCCACGGCAACAGCGCCCGGCGCGACAAGCCGCTCGTCACCGTGAACTGCGCCACGCTGCAAGAGAGCCTGCTCGAGAGCGAGCTGTTCGGCCACGAGAGGGGCGCGTTCACCGGGGCCGACCGCGCCAAGCCGGGCCTCTTCGAGGTCGCCGAGGGCGGCACGCTGTTCGTCGACGAAGTGGCCGAGATGGGACCGGCGCTCCAGGCGAAGCTGCTCCGCGTACTGGAAGACGGGCACTACCGGCGCGTCGGGAGCACCCAGGAGAAGCGCGCCGACGTGCGCGTGGTCGCGGCCACCAACAAACCGCTGGAAGCCGAGCAAGCGGCCGGGCGCTTCCGCGAGGATCTGTTCTTCCGGCTGAACGTGATTTCCATCACCCTGCCGGCGCTAAAGGACCGGCGCGAGGACATTCCCGAACTCATCGCCCACTTCCTGCACACGCGGCAAGTGGGGCGCGGGCTCATGACCGTCGACCCGCCCGCCCGCGCCGCGCTGTGCGCCCACGACTGGCCCGGGAACATCCGCGAACTCGCGAACGTTCTGGAGCGCGCCCAGATTCTCGCCGAAGGAACCACGATCACGCCCGACGACCTGCCCGAAACTGTACTGGCGGGCGGCACATCGGGACCGGGGGTCGAGCCCCCGATCCGCGCCACCAGCCCCGACGACCTCGATCGCGTGGAGCAGCACCACGTCGCGGACGTGCTCCGGCGCCACGGCGGGAACAAGGTCCAGGCGGCCAAGGCGCTCGGGGTGAGCCGCCGAACGCTGTACCGCCTCATCGACAAGCACCGGCTCGCCGCGGAGGGCCCGTAG
- a CDS encoding two-component system sensor histidine kinase NtrB — protein MNCTVIRSDNAGRRSAVIARISLDQLAEILDITEDGVVTADVRHEIVLFNRGAAKLFGYEPEEVLGRPLELLLPERFRHPHPGQVEEFARAPAPARLMGERREVFGKRRDGSEFPAEISISKFGTGPEMLFTAIVRDVTERKRFEAAQRELEHLRSQAELAEARARADERLRETASQREQALTELQTRTEELRATTQQLWQAAKLAGVGELAASIAHELNNPLGTVSLRIEGLIAKTLPEDPRRKPLEIVGGEVERMAGLVANLLQFSRAGREQVSTVDVCEEVTKTVELIGHHLRKHGVRVLPEFDRKVTTIHADRQHLRQVFLNLFTNAVDAMPGGGTLVPRVRPGHLPGGAPAVVIEVTDSGVGIPAELQDRVFEPFFTTKEDGKGTGLGLAICRRIVHQHNGTLEVESRVNAGTTIRVTLPVRPDTNVARLRD, from the coding sequence ATGAATTGCACCGTCATTCGGTCCGACAACGCGGGGCGCAGGAGCGCTGTGATCGCACGTATTTCCCTCGACCAACTGGCCGAGATCCTCGACATCACCGAAGACGGGGTCGTGACCGCCGACGTGCGGCACGAGATCGTCCTGTTCAACCGCGGCGCGGCCAAACTGTTCGGGTACGAGCCGGAAGAGGTGCTCGGGCGCCCGCTCGAGCTCCTGCTCCCCGAGCGGTTCCGGCACCCGCACCCGGGGCAGGTCGAGGAGTTCGCCCGCGCCCCGGCCCCGGCCCGGTTGATGGGCGAGCGCCGGGAAGTGTTCGGCAAGCGCAGGGACGGGTCCGAGTTCCCGGCCGAGATCTCGATCTCGAAGTTCGGCACCGGCCCGGAAATGCTCTTCACGGCCATTGTCCGCGACGTGACCGAGCGCAAGCGGTTCGAGGCGGCCCAACGGGAACTGGAGCACCTCCGCTCCCAGGCCGAGCTCGCCGAGGCGCGCGCCCGGGCGGACGAGCGGCTCCGGGAAACGGCCAGCCAGCGCGAACAGGCATTAACCGAGCTCCAGACCCGGACCGAAGAGCTGCGCGCCACCACGCAGCAGTTGTGGCAGGCGGCCAAGCTCGCCGGGGTCGGGGAACTGGCCGCGAGCATCGCCCACGAGCTGAACAACCCCCTGGGCACGGTGAGCCTGCGCATCGAGGGGCTGATCGCCAAAACGCTCCCGGAAGACCCCCGGCGCAAGCCCCTGGAGATCGTCGGGGGCGAGGTCGAGCGCATGGCCGGGCTGGTCGCCAACCTGCTCCAGTTCAGTCGCGCCGGGCGCGAGCAGGTGTCTACTGTGGACGTCTGCGAAGAGGTCACCAAAACGGTCGAGCTGATCGGGCACCACTTGCGGAAGCACGGCGTCCGGGTGCTGCCGGAGTTCGACCGCAAGGTCACCACGATCCACGCGGACCGCCAGCACTTGCGCCAAGTGTTCCTGAACCTGTTCACCAACGCGGTCGACGCGATGCCCGGGGGCGGGACGCTCGTGCCGCGCGTGCGCCCCGGGCACCTGCCCGGTGGGGCGCCGGCGGTGGTGATCGAGGTGACGGACTCGGGCGTGGGGATTCCCGCCGAGCTCCAGGACCGGGTGTTCGAGCCGTTCTTCACCACCAAAGAGGACGGCAAGGGGACCGGGCTCGGGCTGGCCATCTGCCGGCGCATCGTGCACCAGCACAACGGCACGCTCGAGGTCGAGAGCCGGGTGAACGCGGGGACCACGATCCGCGTCACGCTGCCGGTCCGCCCGGACACGAACGTCGCGCGCCTGCGCGACTGA
- a CDS encoding HAD-IC family P-type ATPase, with translation MKKEDERDLTLRGYVAFLDPPKDTARAAIAALRTGGVAVKVLTGDNELVSRKICREVGIATDAVLVGGQVEGMSDAELAAAADKTTLFARLSPAHKRRVIRCLQGAGHVVGFLGDGINDAPALRAAAVGVSVDTATDIAKESADVILLEKDLLVLEEGVRQGRKVFANILKYVRMGASSNFGNMFSVLGASAFLPFVPMLPIQILANNLLYDLSQVAIPTDDVDPEQVAEPRPWSIAQITRYILFIGPCSSVFDYVTFFVMLYVFGCWAPANASVFQTAWFVESLLTQTLVIHVIRTNRIPFFQSRASRPLIATTGAVMLVGASLPFSPVGPLLGFAPLPVLYWPILALILFGYVLLTQVVKMWLVRKCGVTG, from the coding sequence TTGAAAAAAGAGGACGAGCGGGACCTGACGCTGCGCGGGTACGTGGCGTTTCTCGACCCGCCCAAGGACACGGCCCGCGCCGCGATCGCCGCGCTCCGGACGGGCGGGGTCGCCGTCAAGGTGCTGACCGGGGACAACGAGCTCGTCAGCCGGAAGATCTGCCGGGAGGTGGGCATCGCCACGGACGCGGTCTTGGTGGGCGGTCAGGTCGAGGGGATGTCCGACGCGGAACTGGCGGCGGCGGCGGACAAGACGACGCTGTTCGCCCGACTGTCTCCGGCCCACAAGCGGCGGGTGATCCGGTGCTTGCAAGGGGCCGGGCATGTCGTCGGGTTCCTGGGCGACGGGATCAACGACGCCCCGGCGCTGCGGGCCGCCGCCGTCGGCGTCTCGGTGGATACCGCGACCGACATCGCCAAGGAGTCGGCGGACGTGATCCTGCTGGAGAAGGACCTGCTGGTGCTGGAAGAGGGGGTGCGGCAGGGGCGGAAGGTGTTCGCGAACATCCTGAAGTACGTCCGGATGGGGGCGAGTTCGAACTTCGGGAACATGTTCAGTGTCCTCGGCGCGAGCGCGTTCCTGCCGTTCGTGCCGATGCTCCCGATCCAGATCCTGGCCAACAACCTGTTGTACGACTTGTCCCAGGTGGCGATCCCGACCGACGACGTGGACCCGGAGCAGGTGGCCGAACCGCGGCCGTGGTCCATCGCCCAGATCACCCGGTACATCCTGTTCATCGGGCCGTGCAGCTCGGTCTTCGACTACGTCACGTTCTTCGTCATGCTGTACGTCTTCGGGTGCTGGGCTCCGGCCAACGCGTCGGTGTTCCAGACCGCGTGGTTCGTCGAGTCCCTGCTGACACAGACCCTGGTCATCCACGTCATCCGCACGAACCGCATTCCGTTCTTCCAGAGTCGGGCGAGTCGGCCACTGATCGCGACCACGGGCGCGGTAATGCTCGTCGGGGCGTCGCTGCCGTTCTCCCCGGTCGGTCCACTGCTCGGGTTCGCCCCACTGCCGGTGCTGTACTGGCCGATCCTCGCACTGATCCTCTTCGGGTACGTCCTGCTCACGCAGGTCGTAAAGATGTGGCTGGTGCGGAAGTGCGGGGTGACCGGGTAA
- a CDS encoding HAD-IC family P-type ATPase, which yields MPPLPTPVLPKRLPHEPHPVATAHHVSPLLVEASAADPDAVLQRFGTSAAGLSDEEAGRRLRENGPNVVARDERHPRIRLLRKALVNPLVILLVVLSASSFLTGDLRAGCAILLMVLLGVVVRFVQEARADSAAARLRAMISVHATVRRGGQAREVPIADLVRGDVVELAAGDMIPADIRLLVCKDLFVTQGSLTGESFPVEKFGAREDTAGRSPLERTNVCYLGTSVESGAAAAVVVATGLTTCLGSISAALVEQPPPTSFDRGMTRFTWLMIYFIFAMVPTVFLVNGLTKGDWAGAFFFAMAVAVGMTPEMLPMIVAVCLSKGAIGMSRKRVIVKRLNAIQNLGAMDVLCTDKTGTLTQDRIVLEKHCDVTLKEDDEVLLLAYLNSHFQTGLKNLMDRAILSHAEVHAHPSFADYAKVDEIPFDFSHRMMSVVVKRPGGGHRLICKGAPEALYERCANFELDGEIRPVSPMFRADLKEEFDRLSADGFRVLAVAYRDFGARPSY from the coding sequence GTGCCACCGTTGCCGACACCCGTTCTACCCAAGCGGCTCCCGCACGAACCGCACCCGGTCGCGACGGCCCACCACGTCTCGCCACTGCTCGTCGAGGCATCTGCTGCCGACCCCGACGCGGTGTTACAACGGTTCGGCACCTCGGCGGCGGGGCTGTCGGACGAGGAAGCCGGGCGGCGGTTGCGGGAGAACGGCCCGAACGTCGTGGCCCGCGACGAGCGCCACCCACGCATCCGCCTGCTCCGCAAGGCACTCGTCAACCCGCTCGTCATCCTGCTGGTCGTGCTGTCCGCCTCGTCGTTCCTCACCGGCGACCTCCGCGCCGGGTGCGCCATCCTCCTGATGGTGCTCCTCGGGGTCGTGGTGCGGTTCGTCCAGGAGGCCCGCGCCGACTCTGCCGCCGCCCGACTCCGGGCGATGATCAGCGTTCACGCGACCGTTCGCCGCGGCGGGCAGGCGCGCGAGGTGCCGATCGCGGATCTGGTGCGGGGGGACGTGGTCGAACTCGCCGCCGGAGATATGATCCCGGCCGACATCCGGCTGCTCGTGTGCAAAGACCTGTTCGTCACCCAGGGCAGTTTGACCGGGGAGTCGTTCCCGGTGGAGAAGTTCGGCGCGCGGGAGGACACCGCCGGCCGGTCGCCGCTCGAACGGACCAACGTCTGCTACTTGGGCACCAGTGTCGAGAGCGGGGCGGCGGCCGCCGTCGTCGTGGCCACCGGGCTGACGACCTGCCTCGGGAGCATCTCCGCCGCCCTGGTCGAGCAGCCGCCGCCGACCAGCTTCGACCGCGGGATGACCCGGTTCACGTGGCTGATGATCTACTTCATCTTCGCCATGGTCCCGACGGTTTTCCTCGTCAACGGGCTGACGAAGGGGGACTGGGCCGGGGCGTTCTTCTTCGCGATGGCGGTCGCGGTCGGGATGACCCCGGAGATGCTCCCGATGATCGTCGCCGTCTGCCTGTCCAAGGGCGCGATCGGGATGTCCCGCAAGCGGGTAATCGTCAAGCGGCTGAACGCGATCCAGAACCTGGGGGCAATGGACGTCTTGTGTACGGACAAGACCGGCACCCTGACCCAGGACCGGATCGTCCTGGAGAAGCACTGCGACGTGACCCTGAAAGAGGACGACGAGGTGCTGCTCCTCGCGTACCTCAACAGCCACTTCCAAACCGGGCTGAAGAACCTGATGGACCGGGCGATACTGTCGCACGCCGAGGTCCACGCGCACCCGTCGTTCGCGGACTACGCCAAGGTCGATGAGATCCCGTTCGACTTCTCCCACCGGATGATGTCGGTCGTGGTCAAACGGCCCGGGGGCGGGCACCGGCTGATCTGCAAGGGCGCGCCGGAGGCGCTCTACGAGCGGTGCGCGAACTTTGAACTCGACGGGGAGATTCGGCCCGTCAGCCCGATGTTCCGGGCGGACCTCAAAGAGGAATTCGACCGGCTCAGTGCCGACGGGTTCCGCGTGCTCGCGGTCGCGTACCGCGACTTCGGCGCCCGGCCGTCCTATTGA